The Desmonostoc muscorum LEGE 12446 genome includes a region encoding these proteins:
- a CDS encoding FMN-dependent NADH-azoreductase gives MANILHIDSSPRGERSHSRELSKEFISAWKAAHPEDAIAYRDLGRHPVPHVDEAWIAAAFSPPETHTPELAQAIRISDELIDELLAADRYVFGVPMYNLNVPSTFKAYIDQIVRVHRTFAIDAQGGYKGLVEGKKAVIITARGGDFSATSPFAAYDFQEPYLRAIFGMIGLTDIEFINVNSLNDGDTSRTQSLAEAQAAIQDLIDRW, from the coding sequence GTGGCAAATATCTTACATATTGATTCCAGCCCCCGTGGTGAAAGATCGCATTCCAGAGAACTATCTAAGGAATTCATCAGTGCTTGGAAAGCAGCGCATCCTGAAGATGCGATCGCCTATCGAGATTTAGGGCGTCACCCGGTTCCTCACGTTGATGAAGCTTGGATTGCAGCTGCGTTTTCACCACCAGAAACTCACACTCCAGAATTAGCCCAAGCGATCCGGATTTCAGACGAGTTAATTGATGAACTTTTAGCTGCCGATCGCTACGTTTTTGGCGTACCAATGTATAACCTCAATGTACCTTCTACTTTTAAGGCTTACATCGACCAAATCGTTCGTGTTCACCGGACTTTTGCCATAGATGCTCAAGGCGGTTATAAAGGCTTAGTCGAGGGTAAAAAAGCAGTTATCATCACCGCTCGTGGCGGTGACTTTAGCGCCACATCCCCTTTCGCCGCCTATGACTTCCAAGAACCATACCTGCGGGCAATTTTCGGCATGATTGGGCTTACAGACATTGAATTTATTAACGTTAATAGCCTGAATGACGGCGATACCAGTCGTACCCAATCTTTAGCAGAAGCACAAGCAGCAATTCAA
- a CDS encoding DUF3153 domain-containing protein yields MYSSTLGQIFLWLIRPLRFVFAKMRFASPQIGRNRTNRFFPIQNPILWLVLLTSLLLSGCVKYDVEVNFNNSNSGELVQHIKLGEQLTSFSGDYVYEWLNSIERRARKLDGKAERISQEEVIVTIPFSSGRELQEKFNDFFNSRANQASESVESESGSELPKIESNVILEQNNFLLLVQNRLIYDLDLRSLSLISNKGNVLANAGSILDLEFGLKTPWGAKNIAQTETAIEPEKNGNQLLWKLQTGELNHIEAVFWLPSPLGIGGFLIILFVWGGLYLRYNFLPDPRIQFSAKAPAIQGQ; encoded by the coding sequence ATGTATTCTTCAACTTTAGGACAAATTTTCTTGTGGTTAATCAGACCATTGAGGTTTGTATTCGCAAAGATGAGATTTGCTTCGCCACAAATTGGTCGAAATCGAACCAACCGGTTTTTTCCAATCCAAAATCCTATTTTGTGGCTTGTGTTGTTAACATCTCTGCTACTGTCTGGTTGTGTTAAGTATGATGTGGAAGTTAACTTTAATAACTCAAATAGTGGTGAATTAGTACAACATATTAAGTTAGGAGAGCAGCTAACGAGTTTTAGTGGCGATTATGTATATGAATGGTTAAATAGCATAGAGCGCCGTGCCCGGAAACTTGACGGTAAAGCCGAGCGAATTTCTCAAGAAGAAGTCATTGTGACAATTCCTTTTAGTAGTGGTAGGGAATTGCAAGAAAAGTTCAACGATTTTTTTAACTCGCGTGCTAATCAAGCTTCTGAATCTGTGGAAAGTGAATCTGGCTCAGAACTACCTAAAATTGAATCAAACGTAATTTTGGAGCAGAACAATTTTTTACTGTTAGTACAAAATCGCTTGATTTATGATTTGGATTTGCGATCGCTGTCTCTAATTTCCAACAAAGGAAACGTCCTAGCTAACGCTGGTTCAATTCTGGATTTGGAATTCGGCTTAAAGACTCCTTGGGGGGCTAAAAATATTGCCCAAACTGAAACTGCCATCGAGCCAGAAAAAAATGGCAATCAACTGTTGTGGAAACTCCAAACTGGTGAGCTAAATCATATAGAAGCTGTTTTCTGGCTTCCTAGTCCCCTTGGTATCGGTGGATTTTTAATTATCTTGTTTGTTTGGGGAGGATTGTATTTAAGATACAATTTTCTGCCAGATCCCAGGATTCAGTTTTCTGCCAAAGCACCAGCAATTCAAGGACAGTAG
- a CDS encoding tetratricopeptide repeat protein, with product MSAESIEIAKTRYQTGKVAFENGQYRQAVENLEKASALLARNSRLGGEVEICLVTAYEAAGRSDDAIALCERLKRHPHLETSKQARRMLYILKAPKLKRPSEWMTQIPDLGALPDNELKITVAAKSPKSSVQQKPKPTEREFVDLSQVNTKDNRFIWVALIAIGLTILYLVWLSVSGLN from the coding sequence GTGAGTGCAGAAAGTATAGAAATTGCTAAAACCCGCTACCAGACTGGAAAAGTTGCCTTTGAAAATGGGCAATACCGCCAAGCCGTAGAAAATTTAGAAAAGGCCAGCGCCCTGTTAGCTCGGAATTCTCGTCTTGGAGGTGAAGTAGAAATTTGTCTGGTGACTGCTTATGAAGCGGCTGGACGCAGCGATGATGCGATCGCTCTTTGCGAAAGACTCAAACGGCATCCCCATTTGGAAACTAGCAAACAAGCGCGGCGGATGCTTTACATCTTAAAAGCTCCAAAGCTCAAAAGACCCAGCGAGTGGATGACTCAAATCCCCGATTTGGGCGCACTACCCGATAACGAACTCAAAATTACTGTAGCTGCTAAGTCTCCTAAATCTTCTGTTCAGCAGAAGCCTAAACCGACTGAGCGAGAATTCGTTGACCTCAGTCAAGTCAATACCAAAGATAATCGCTTTATCTGGGTGGCGTTAATTGCAATTGGTTTAACTATTTTGTATTTGGTTTGGTTAAGTGTTTCAGGTTTAAATTAA
- the argB gene encoding acetylglutamate kinase yields MTVNDSEYIRQAEATRVRVLSEALPYIQQFAGRTVVVKYGGAAMKDSALKDKVIRDIVFLSCVGLRPIVVHGGGPEINSWLDKLGIEPQFKNGLRVTDAPTMDVVEMVLVGRVNKEIVALINQAGGLAVGLCGKDGNLFTARPQGQEDIGFVGEVSNVNIKILDTLASNGYIPVVSSVAADETGQAYNINADTVAGEIAAALGAEKLILLTDTSGILKDYKDQSTLIPKVDIREARELIAGGIVSGGMIPKVNCCVRSLAQGVRAAHIIDGRIPHALLLEIFTDVGIGTMILGSQFTS; encoded by the coding sequence ATGACGGTCAACGATTCTGAATACATCAGGCAAGCTGAAGCCACTCGTGTGCGTGTACTAAGCGAAGCACTACCTTATATTCAACAATTCGCCGGTCGCACTGTTGTTGTCAAATATGGTGGCGCAGCGATGAAAGACAGCGCACTCAAAGACAAAGTTATCCGCGACATTGTATTCTTATCCTGCGTGGGCTTGCGTCCAATTGTAGTACACGGTGGTGGCCCAGAAATTAACAGTTGGTTAGATAAGCTGGGCATAGAACCACAATTTAAGAATGGTCTGCGAGTCACTGATGCCCCCACAATGGATGTGGTAGAAATGGTTTTAGTTGGTCGAGTTAACAAAGAAATTGTGGCGTTAATTAACCAAGCTGGTGGATTGGCTGTAGGACTTTGCGGTAAAGACGGTAATCTATTTACAGCCCGTCCCCAAGGTCAAGAAGACATTGGTTTTGTGGGGGAAGTCAGCAATGTGAATATCAAGATTTTGGACACCCTGGCTAGCAATGGCTATATTCCGGTAGTGTCCAGCGTCGCCGCAGACGAAACAGGGCAAGCTTATAACATTAACGCCGATACTGTAGCTGGAGAAATCGCTGCTGCATTAGGAGCAGAAAAGTTAATTTTACTCACTGACACCAGTGGAATTTTAAAAGATTACAAAGACCAGTCAACTTTAATTCCTAAAGTAGATATTCGTGAGGCTCGTGAACTGATTGCTGGTGGTATAGTCAGCGGTGGAATGATTCCCAAAGTTAATTGTTGCGTGCGATCGCTTGCTCAAGGAGTACGTGCAGCACACATCATCGACGGCCGCATTCCCCACGCCCTACTACTAGAAATCTTTACCGACGTTGGGATTGGGACAATGATTCTCGGTTCGCAGTTTACATCTTAG
- a CDS encoding ABC transporter substrate-binding protein — protein MNSQKETKLLILSLLSTTFLLGLGFWLWNQFFGKNIISVAPDNKSQGTTGSTSGRISLGEKILVTANTNPDKEAGVQAFAKGDFTSAANNFKASLLKDRNDPETLIYLNNSQGNNSKYLKIAVSVPIGGNLDVAKEILRGVAQAQDQLNRTGGINGKLLQVAIASDDNDPSLAQQLATQFVQDPTILAVVGHNASNASIAAAPVYQQGGLVMISPTSFAQNLSGIGSYIFRTIPSINSVAESLSTHIIKTARKSNIGICADSKAIDNQSFKDELVKGILAAGGKVNLTNCDLFAADFNPNAIISQFISSGADSLVLAPHVDRINKALELAAANQGKLTLFASPTLYTFQTLQVGKADVNGMVLSVTWHPNAIPGNAFPQNAVKLWGGTVNWRTATAYDATMAIAKGLQQSKNRDDLQKALHSPSFSVSGATGKITFLPSGDRNGTAILVKVQPSSKSFTGYDFVPF, from the coding sequence ATGAATTCCCAGAAGGAAACTAAGCTTCTAATTTTGTCTTTGCTGTCCACCACCTTTTTACTGGGCTTGGGCTTTTGGTTGTGGAATCAATTCTTTGGAAAAAATATAATCTCTGTAGCGCCAGATAATAAAAGTCAAGGAACTACAGGTTCAACATCAGGGCGAATTAGTTTAGGTGAAAAAATTTTAGTTACTGCTAATACTAATCCTGATAAAGAAGCAGGAGTGCAAGCTTTTGCCAAGGGCGACTTTACCAGTGCTGCCAATAATTTTAAAGCATCCCTGCTCAAAGACCGCAACGATCCAGAGACGTTAATTTATTTAAATAACTCCCAAGGAAACAATAGTAAATATCTCAAAATCGCAGTTAGTGTGCCGATTGGTGGCAATCTAGATGTCGCAAAAGAGATTTTGCGGGGTGTGGCTCAAGCTCAAGATCAGCTCAATCGCACTGGGGGCATTAATGGTAAGCTTTTGCAGGTAGCGATCGCCAGCGATGACAACGATCCCAGTTTAGCTCAACAGTTGGCGACGCAATTTGTTCAAGATCCCACCATTCTGGCTGTAGTCGGACATAACGCTAGTAACGCTTCAATTGCCGCTGCCCCAGTGTATCAACAGGGAGGTTTAGTTATGATTTCTCCCACCAGTTTCGCCCAAAATCTCTCTGGCATTGGCAGCTATATATTCCGCACTATTCCCAGTATTAACTCTGTTGCTGAGAGTCTTTCTACTCACATCATCAAAACTGCTCGCAAAAGTAATATTGGCATTTGTGCTGATTCCAAAGCGATTGATAATCAGTCGTTTAAAGATGAGCTTGTTAAAGGCATATTAGCCGCAGGTGGCAAAGTAAATCTCACAAATTGCGATCTTTTTGCTGCTGACTTTAATCCCAATGCAATTATTTCTCAATTTATTAGTAGTGGTGCGGATAGTTTGGTGTTAGCACCCCACGTAGATAGAATTAACAAAGCCTTGGAACTAGCAGCTGCAAATCAAGGAAAATTGACACTGTTTGCCAGTCCCACACTTTATACATTTCAAACTTTACAGGTAGGAAAAGCTGATGTAAATGGTATGGTATTGTCTGTAACTTGGCATCCTAATGCAATTCCAGGTAATGCTTTTCCTCAGAATGCTGTCAAACTTTGGGGTGGAACTGTTAATTGGCGAACGGCTACGGCTTATGATGCAACTATGGCGATCGCTAAAGGTTTGCAGCAAAGCAAAAACCGCGATGATTTGCAAAAGGCGTTGCATAGTCCAAGTTTTTCAGTCTCTGGTGCCACAGGTAAAATCACATTTCTACCATCAGGCGATCGCAATGGCACAGCAATTTTAGTGAAAGTGCAACCGAGTAGCAAATCTTTTACTGGGTATGATTTTGTTCCTTTCTAG
- a CDS encoding Uma2 family endonuclease encodes MTQSLQKLFTFDEFLEFLETQSENIRYELHDGDVIQMPPPSGKHEQIVAFLTIILGYECLRLKLYYGIPKTTTVKPENKMCGYYPDVLLMNFSNLGNEPLWEKQSILSKPDSIPLVIEVVSTNWRDDYHKKFADYEEMGIQEYWIVDYAALGSKELIGDPKQPTITIYSLSDEGEYRGKQFRGDDRIESPTFPDLNLTVEQIFSARY; translated from the coding sequence ATGACACAATCTCTACAAAAACTATTTACATTTGATGAATTTTTAGAGTTTTTGGAAACACAATCAGAAAATATCCGTTATGAATTACACGATGGAGATGTTATTCAAATGCCACCGCCATCTGGAAAACACGAGCAAATCGTAGCTTTTTTAACAATAATTTTAGGGTATGAATGCCTTCGCCTTAAACTTTATTACGGTATACCTAAAACCACTACAGTGAAACCAGAAAATAAAATGTGTGGGTACTATCCAGATGTTTTATTAATGAATTTTTCTAACTTGGGTAATGAACCACTATGGGAAAAACAATCAATCCTTAGTAAACCAGATTCAATTCCATTGGTGATTGAAGTGGTCAGTACTAACTGGAGAGATGATTATCATAAAAAGTTTGCTGATTATGAAGAAATGGGTATCCAAGAATATTGGATTGTGGATTATGCAGCTTTGGGTAGCAAAGAGTTAATAGGCGACCCCAAACAGCCAACAATCACAATTTACTCTTTAAGTGATGAGGGTGAATATCGTGGTAAACAGTTTAGAGGAGACGACCGTATAGAGTCGCCAACATTTCCAGATTTAAATCTGACTGTAGAGCAAATTTTTTCAGCGAGATATTAA
- a CDS encoding type II toxin-antitoxin system YhaV family toxin gives MPKNQPLVINGWSIFAHPLFLDQFEELQKQVDNLHQKYPQEYKNKNATKRLAAIVKLAFEVIPQDPTRVEYRQGDTLGDDYKHWFRAKFFQQYRLFFRYHIESKIIVFAWVNDEKSKRAYDSKTDAYRVFRAMLDSGNPPDIGRIY, from the coding sequence ATGCCTAAGAATCAACCTTTAGTAATTAATGGATGGAGCATATTTGCCCATCCTTTATTTCTCGATCAGTTTGAGGAATTACAGAAACAGGTTGACAATTTACATCAAAAATATCCCCAAGAATATAAGAATAAAAATGCCACAAAGCGTCTAGCGGCTATAGTTAAATTAGCATTTGAAGTAATTCCTCAAGACCCGACAAGGGTTGAATATCGTCAAGGAGATACTCTTGGAGATGATTACAAACACTGGTTTAGAGCTAAATTCTTCCAGCAGTATAGATTATTTTTTCGATATCATATAGAGAGCAAAATAATTGTTTTTGCTTGGGTTAATGATGAAAAATCAAAACGAGCTTATGATAGTAAAACAGATGCTTATCGGGTATTTCGGGCAATGTTAGATAGCGGCAATCCTCCAGATATTGGCAGGATTTATTAG
- a CDS encoding type II toxin-antitoxin system PrlF family antitoxin — protein MTQTPTPISESTLTDRYQTTIPDAVRKVLGLNKRDKIRYTIEPDGRVVISRADTAENDPVLEKFLNFLARDIENNPQHLQAIDSDLVFRVKSLVADVDFDLDEPLDDRDE, from the coding sequence ATGACCCAAACACCAACCCCAATTTCGGAATCGACCCTTACCGATCGCTATCAAACAACAATTCCCGATGCTGTTCGCAAGGTTCTGGGATTGAATAAGCGTGATAAAATTCGCTATACAATCGAACCCGATGGTCGGGTAGTTATTTCGCGTGCGGACACAGCAGAAAACGATCCCGTGCTGGAGAAATTTTTGAATTTTCTGGCTAGAGATATCGAAAATAATCCCCAGCATTTACAAGCGATCGACTCCGATTTAGTCTTTCGTGTTAAGTCCTTGGTTGCAGATGTGGATTTTGACCTTGATGAACCACTTGATGACAGGGATGAATAG
- a CDS encoding type II toxin-antitoxin system PemK/MazF family toxin: MHRGEIWLVNLNPTIGTEIGKTRPCVIVNDDAIGILPLKVIVPLTDWKDSFAARAWMVRLEPNTENNLAKISAVDTFQIRSVSENRLVRELGALSEPEMLLISQALAIVLSI; encoded by the coding sequence ATGCATCGAGGTGAAATTTGGCTGGTAAATCTCAATCCAACCATAGGTACAGAAATCGGTAAAACTCGTCCATGCGTGATAGTTAACGATGATGCGATCGGCATTTTACCACTGAAAGTAATTGTACCTCTTACAGATTGGAAAGATAGCTTTGCAGCAAGAGCTTGGATGGTTAGATTAGAGCCAAATACAGAAAATAATCTAGCTAAAATTTCTGCTGTTGATACTTTCCAGATACGTTCTGTTTCTGAAAATAGATTAGTAAGAGAATTGGGAGCATTATCAGAACCGGAGATGTTACTAATCTCTCAAGCATTAGCGATAGTTTTAAGTATTTAA